One genomic segment of Aquipluma nitroreducens includes these proteins:
- a CDS encoding DUF3853 family protein, translating into MNIKDLKEKPIWQMTGEEFLFLQQNSESKQVQSAATAVTNPQKKYVYGIAGIARLFGCSTPTANRIKQSGKIDKAITQIGRKIIVDAELALELAGRKSGGRK; encoded by the coding sequence ATGAACATTAAAGATTTAAAAGAAAAGCCTATCTGGCAAATGACAGGGGAAGAGTTCCTATTCCTTCAGCAAAATTCGGAATCCAAGCAGGTACAATCGGCAGCAACCGCAGTTACCAACCCACAAAAGAAGTATGTATATGGAATTGCAGGTATTGCCCGGTTATTCGGATGCAGTACTCCAACGGCAAACCGGATCAAGCAAAGCGGGAAGATTGACAAAGCCATTACTCAGATCGGCCGGAAAATTATTGTGGATGCAGAACTGGCGCTGGAACTTGCCGGGCGCAAATCCGGCGGAAGGAAGTAG
- a CDS encoding phage integrase SAM-like domain-containing protein translates to MVNLLRRKVVNIKRRGLVNLTGKSTPTPEQLKTAFAKRNKTSNPEETEAKKPTVSFMNIFDEFLKECGTQNNWTDATYKKFSALKTHLNKFKSDLTFEDLSESGLNEFVNYLRDKKDMRNSSIGKQISLLKWFLRWGLKKGRHNNNAIESFNPKLKNAPKKVIFLTWGELNKLRDYKIPANKQYLERVRDVFLFTCFTGLRYSDVYNLKTSDIKDDHIEITTVKTVDSLIIELNKHSKSILEKYKDVHFENNKVLPVITNQKMNDYLKELAELAEINEPVGETYYKGNQRIDEVTPKHALLGTHAGRRTFICNALSLGILPQVVMKWTGHSDYKAMKPYIDIADEIKANAMSKFNQL, encoded by the coding sequence GTGGTCAATTTACTCCGGCGAAAGGTGGTCAATATAAAACGGCGCGGACTGGTCAATTTAACCGGCAAATCCACTCCTACCCCCGAACAACTTAAAACTGCATTTGCTAAGAGAAACAAAACAAGTAATCCTGAAGAAACAGAAGCAAAAAAGCCCACAGTTTCTTTTATGAATATTTTTGATGAATTTCTAAAAGAATGTGGTACGCAAAACAACTGGACTGACGCTACCTATAAAAAATTCTCAGCATTAAAAACTCATTTAAACAAATTCAAATCCGACCTTACATTTGAGGACTTGAGCGAATCCGGGTTAAATGAGTTTGTAAATTATCTTCGGGATAAAAAGGACATGAGAAACAGTTCTATTGGCAAACAAATCAGCTTACTCAAATGGTTTCTTCGCTGGGGACTTAAAAAAGGACGTCATAATAACAACGCCATTGAATCATTCAATCCCAAACTAAAAAATGCACCAAAGAAAGTAATCTTCTTAACCTGGGGAGAACTAAACAAACTTCGTGATTATAAAATTCCGGCAAATAAACAGTATTTGGAACGGGTTCGGGATGTGTTTTTGTTTACCTGCTTCACCGGGTTAAGGTATTCTGATGTATATAACCTGAAAACAAGTGATATTAAGGATGATCACATAGAAATAACGACAGTAAAAACTGTTGACAGCCTGATTATAGAATTGAACAAACACAGTAAATCCATATTGGAGAAATATAAAGATGTTCATTTCGAAAACAATAAAGTTTTGCCAGTAATTACCAACCAGAAAATGAACGACTACCTGAAAGAATTGGCCGAACTTGCTGAAATAAATGAGCCCGTGGGTGAGACTTATTATAAAGGTAATCAAAGGATAGATGAAGTTACACCAAAGCATGCGCTCTTGGGCACACACGCCGGTCGAAGGACATTTATCTGCAATGCTTTATCTCTGGGGATCCTGCCACAAGTAGTAATGAAATGGACAGGGCACAGCGATTATAAGGCGATGAAGCCCTATATAGATATTGCTGACGAAATAAAAGCCAATGCAATGAGTAAGTTCAATCAGCTTTGA
- the istB gene encoding IS21-like element helper ATPase IstB: protein MRQMKFFGMVRAFRTSIENGSMIQMTGDEMVSMLIDAEWDDRNNRRIERQMRNAKFRYKANIEQLHFDIDRNLDKNQFMRMAECTFIGRKENLLITGSTGIGKSFIASAIGNQACTLGFKVLYANTTKLFTRLKMAKADGSYIREVAKIERQDLLILDDFGLQPLDASNRSVLMEIVEDRHGNRSTIITSQLPVAQWYEVIGEQTIADAILDRIVHDAHRMELVGESIRRRQRNKIVETVESE from the coding sequence ATGAGACAGATGAAGTTCTTCGGTATGGTTCGTGCCTTTAGAACAAGCATCGAGAATGGCAGCATGATTCAAATGACAGGCGATGAAATGGTATCGATGCTTATTGATGCCGAATGGGATGATCGTAACAATCGCCGCATAGAGAGGCAAATGCGCAATGCAAAGTTCCGTTATAAAGCCAACATTGAGCAGTTGCACTTTGATATAGATCGCAACCTGGACAAAAATCAGTTCATGCGTATGGCTGAGTGTACTTTTATCGGAAGAAAAGAGAATCTTCTGATCACCGGGAGTACCGGAATAGGCAAGAGCTTCATTGCTTCTGCTATCGGAAATCAAGCCTGTACCCTTGGGTTCAAAGTACTTTATGCCAACACTACAAAGCTGTTTACAAGATTAAAAATGGCCAAAGCAGATGGTTCGTACATCAGAGAAGTTGCAAAGATAGAAAGACAGGATCTTTTGATTCTGGACGATTTTGGCTTGCAGCCGCTTGATGCATCAAACAGGTCGGTACTTATGGAAATCGTGGAAGATCGTCACGGAAACCGTTCAACCATTATAACCTCTCAGTTGCCAGTGGCACAATGGTATGAGGTTATCGGAGAACAAACAATAGCGGATGCAATACTTGACCGCATTGTTCATGATGCTCATCGAATGGAACTTGTAGGAGAATCAATACGAAGAAGACAACGAAACAAAATCGTAGAAACTGTTGAATCAGAATAA
- the tnpB gene encoding IS66 family insertion sequence element accessory protein TnpB (TnpB, as the term is used for proteins encoded by IS66 family insertion elements, is considered an accessory protein, since TnpC, encoded by a neighboring gene, is a DDE family transposase.): MFSLTSSMRYYLYSYPTDMRRSFYTLSGMVTNQMGRNVQDGDVYIFINRPCTSMKILHLECGGLVIYHMKLESGSFKLPVFDESTNTFQASWQELMLMVQGTSPDGKMNKKRWEKPSKQ; encoded by the coding sequence ATGTTCAGCCTCACTTCGTCAATGCGGTATTACCTGTATTCGTACCCAACGGATATGCGCCGGAGTTTTTACACCCTGAGCGGAATGGTGACCAACCAGATGGGGCGCAACGTGCAGGACGGGGATGTTTATATCTTTATCAACCGCCCGTGTACCAGCATGAAAATCCTGCACTTGGAATGCGGTGGTTTGGTGATCTATCACATGAAACTGGAATCGGGCAGTTTTAAACTACCGGTTTTTGATGAAAGTACCAATACGTTTCAAGCCAGCTGGCAGGAGTTGATGCTGATGGTACAGGGTACCTCACCGGATGGAAAAATGAATAAAAAAAGATGGGAAAAACCTTCGAAACAGTAG
- a CDS encoding toprim domain-containing protein produces the protein MNISEAKNIDMAEYLQSIGITPCKKQGNSLWYYSPFRNETEPSFKLNLALNQWYDFGLGKGGNIISFILEQNQTDNVSQALQILSGKALEIKPQSLSFRQQENLPYFEDIRVKLLENFALIQYLKDRQIHIISARKTCKEVHFRTKGKAYFAIGFENNLGGFELRNKYFQGTLSPKGITHILAGKDTCCIFEGFMDYLSFLTIAQKQSPGLGSIRKQDYIILNSVANVSKAISVIENYKEKYCYLDNDKAGVSAFLEIQEKCGQNVKDMSATYREHNDLNDYLCQKKKTLDLPQKLKQPRLKR, from the coding sequence ATGAATATCAGTGAAGCAAAAAACATAGACATGGCAGAATACCTGCAATCCATCGGAATAACTCCCTGCAAAAAGCAAGGGAACAGTCTTTGGTACTATTCACCTTTCAGAAATGAAACAGAACCCTCATTCAAGTTAAACCTTGCCTTAAATCAATGGTATGATTTCGGACTGGGTAAAGGCGGTAATATTATCAGTTTTATCTTGGAGCAAAACCAAACTGACAATGTTTCACAAGCACTTCAAATCCTTTCAGGTAAAGCTTTGGAAATTAAGCCCCAATCTCTTTCTTTTCGCCAGCAGGAAAATCTACCTTATTTCGAGGATATTCGGGTTAAACTTCTTGAAAACTTCGCACTAATTCAATACCTGAAGGATCGTCAGATTCATATTATCTCAGCCAGAAAGACCTGTAAAGAGGTACATTTCAGAACCAAAGGCAAGGCTTATTTTGCCATTGGATTTGAAAATAATCTCGGCGGATTCGAATTGAGAAACAAGTACTTTCAGGGAACTTTGTCCCCAAAGGGAATTACCCATATTCTGGCCGGGAAAGATACCTGCTGCATTTTTGAGGGATTTATGGACTACCTTTCATTTCTTACCATTGCACAGAAACAATCTCCTGGTCTAGGCAGCATACGTAAACAGGATTACATTATCCTAAATTCCGTAGCTAACGTTTCCAAAGCAATAAGTGTTATCGAAAATTATAAAGAGAAGTATTGCTATTTAGACAATGACAAGGCCGGAGTTTCGGCTTTCCTTGAGATTCAGGAGAAATGCGGACAAAATGTAAAAGATATGTCTGCCACATACCGGGAACACAATGACCTGAATGATTACCTCTGCCAGAAGAAAAAGACCTTGGACTTACCTCAAAAATTAAAACAACCGAGACTAAAACGGTAA
- a CDS encoding ATP-binding protein, translated as MTKFPSVLHHRDTYIERIKPFMRTPIVKVMIGHRRVGKSFILFQLIELIKNEDKNANVIYINKEDIEFIDVVSYRELHDYISKRLVGDRKNYIFIDEIQEIADFKVTIRSLALDDNNDIYITGSNSEMFSSDLANELGGRYVEFRIYSLSYLEFLNFHKLSNDDNSLEKYFHFGGLPYLIHLPLEEQIVMEYISSVYSTIILRDVVERKKIRNTAFLEQLIRFLANNVGSLFSSNSISDFLKSQQVKISPNQVSEYADSLAEAFVVHRIGRYDIVGKKLFERGEKYFFENMGIRNAVAGYKPQDRAKRLENNVCNHLLFCGYDVKVGALSTEEIDFVCTRGGETLYVQVAIELSSPTTITREFGNLLRIKDNYPKIVVSGERSFENSYEGVEHIYIRDFLSSTLTPKIL; from the coding sequence ATGACTAAATTTCCAAGTGTACTGCACCACAGAGATACCTATATTGAGAGGATAAAACCTTTCATGCGTACTCCTATTGTTAAAGTAATGATAGGTCACCGCCGTGTGGGTAAGAGCTTTATACTGTTTCAACTTATTGAACTGATCAAAAATGAGGATAAAAATGCCAATGTCATTTATATCAATAAAGAAGATATTGAATTTATAGATGTTGTTTCGTACCGGGAGCTGCATGACTATATCTCGAAAAGGTTGGTCGGCGACAGGAAAAATTACATCTTTATCGATGAAATTCAGGAGATTGCAGACTTCAAAGTAACCATTCGTTCACTTGCCCTAGACGATAATAACGATATTTATATCACAGGCAGCAATTCAGAGATGTTTTCCAGTGATTTGGCAAATGAACTTGGAGGCCGTTATGTGGAATTTAGAATTTACAGCTTATCCTATCTTGAATTTCTGAATTTTCACAAACTATCCAATGACGATAACTCACTTGAAAAATACTTTCATTTCGGTGGATTGCCTTATCTGATACATCTGCCATTGGAAGAACAGATAGTTATGGAGTATATCAGCAGCGTATATTCAACAATCATATTGCGCGATGTTGTAGAGCGTAAGAAGATACGGAACACTGCTTTTCTTGAACAACTCATCCGTTTTTTAGCAAATAATGTCGGTAGCCTCTTTTCATCAAACAGTATAAGTGATTTTCTCAAAAGTCAGCAAGTCAAAATATCACCCAATCAGGTTTCGGAATATGCAGATTCGCTGGCGGAAGCTTTTGTAGTGCATCGGATAGGCCGTTACGATATTGTCGGAAAGAAGCTGTTTGAGCGCGGAGAAAAATATTTTTTTGAGAATATGGGTATCAGGAACGCAGTCGCAGGATATAAACCACAAGACAGAGCAAAACGATTGGAAAACAATGTTTGCAATCATCTTCTATTTTGCGGTTATGATGTTAAGGTAGGTGCACTATCTACCGAAGAAATAGATTTTGTTTGTACACGAGGTGGAGAAACATTGTATGTCCAGGTGGCAATCGAGTTATCAAGTCCTACAACAATTACCCGCGAATTTGGCAACTTATTAAGAATAAAAGATAATTATCCTAAAATTGTTGTTTCAGGTGAGCGTTCTTTTGAGAATAGTTACGAAGGAGTAGAGCACATCTATATACGTGATTTCTTATCTTCTACTCTAACACCTAAAATATTATAA
- the tnpA gene encoding IS66 family insertion sequence element accessory protein TnpA, which yields MYNEKKFRAIYDEFLASGLTIRDYCANQQMNEAKFYYWQHKLKGLLPPKSGFIPVVFENGGQAQSSRVPAPVQVQSTTFSTSGARPQTISCEISYPNGVCLKLNGLPDPQILRSLLVLTRR from the coding sequence ATGTATAATGAGAAAAAATTCCGGGCCATCTATGACGAGTTTCTGGCATCGGGCCTGACCATTCGGGATTATTGCGCCAATCAACAAATGAATGAGGCTAAGTTCTATTATTGGCAACACAAGCTAAAAGGACTATTGCCACCTAAAAGTGGATTTATCCCGGTGGTTTTTGAGAATGGTGGGCAAGCCCAGTCGTCGCGGGTTCCAGCCCCGGTGCAGGTACAATCGACAACCTTTTCAACATCGGGAGCCAGACCCCAAACCATCTCCTGTGAGATTAGCTATCCGAATGGGGTGTGTTTAAAGCTGAACGGTTTGCCCGACCCACAGATATTACGGTCGCTGTTGGTTTTAACGCGCCGGTAG
- a CDS encoding AAA family ATPase — translation MIKSKQPESGTVIDFTELWQKSRLLITDEFVSPPVIVKVDDSIICTLGNFSASTGKAKSKKTFNVCAIVAAALSNSTVLNYSASLPEGKRKILYADTEQSAFHCLRILKRILKLADLPLDQQPESLEFLSLRKYSPKIRLAIIEEAICHTEGLGLVIIDGIRDLAYDINSPGESTDLITKLMQWTDERLVHIHTVLHLNKGDDNTRGHLGTELNNKAETVLQVTKDELDKDISSVSSMYIRDIDFNPFAFRINSIGLPEPVEDYHPKQAASQKGFDYHEVPEARHQEALENLFADAELISYSSLIDKLQKSYALVGYSFGVNKAKLLKVFLENKRMILKDDKSYRFNLDFHF, via the coding sequence ATGATAAAGTCGAAACAACCGGAATCAGGCACAGTGATCGACTTTACCGAGCTTTGGCAAAAATCCCGGCTTTTAATAACAGATGAGTTTGTTTCTCCGCCTGTAATTGTGAAGGTTGACGATTCAATCATTTGTACTTTGGGAAATTTCAGTGCTTCAACCGGTAAGGCCAAGAGCAAGAAAACATTCAATGTCTGTGCTATTGTTGCGGCTGCTTTATCCAACAGTACGGTGTTGAATTATTCAGCCTCTCTGCCGGAGGGTAAACGCAAAATTCTGTATGCCGACACCGAACAAAGCGCCTTTCATTGCCTGCGAATATTGAAACGAATACTGAAACTGGCCGATCTTCCTTTAGACCAGCAACCTGAATCTTTGGAGTTCCTTTCTCTTCGAAAGTATTCCCCGAAAATACGGCTGGCCATCATCGAAGAGGCAATCTGCCATACTGAAGGTTTAGGGCTTGTGATCATTGACGGAATTCGCGACCTGGCTTACGACATTAATAGTCCGGGCGAATCAACCGATTTGATTACCAAACTGATGCAATGGACAGATGAAAGGTTGGTACATATCCACACGGTTCTACACCTGAACAAAGGGGATGACAATACACGCGGGCATCTGGGAACAGAACTGAACAACAAAGCTGAAACCGTTTTGCAGGTTACCAAAGACGAGCTTGACAAAGACATCAGTTCGGTATCATCCATGTATATCCGGGATATCGATTTTAACCCGTTTGCCTTCCGGATCAACAGCATTGGATTACCTGAACCTGTGGAAGATTATCATCCCAAACAAGCCGCTTCTCAAAAAGGCTTCGATTATCACGAAGTACCGGAAGCCAGGCACCAAGAAGCGTTGGAAAACTTATTTGCTGATGCTGAACTGATCTCGTACAGCAGCCTGATTGATAAGTTACAGAAAAGTTATGCTCTGGTTGGTTATTCTTTTGGTGTAAACAAAGCCAAATTATTGAAAGTATTCCTGGAAAATAAACGGATGATTCTCAAAGACGATAAATCATACCGGTTTAACCTTGATTTTCACTTTTGA
- a CDS encoding plasmid mobilization protein, producing MRTIKNRNIGGRPPKAPAEKKGYKITIKMDTEEYYTLKAKARDAGINRSEFIRLCIRSSVVKQHLTSEQMGYIRQLSGMANNVNQVAHKANAAGYSDVHRQCLSLNERLDNVIKKIEDDC from the coding sequence ATGAGAACAATCAAAAACAGGAATATCGGTGGCAGGCCACCCAAAGCACCTGCCGAAAAGAAGGGTTATAAAATCACGATCAAAATGGACACTGAAGAATACTATACCTTAAAAGCCAAAGCACGTGATGCCGGGATTAACCGCAGTGAATTTATCCGCCTTTGTATCCGGTCGAGCGTGGTAAAGCAACATCTCACATCGGAACAGATGGGATATATCCGGCAACTTAGCGGGATGGCCAACAACGTTAACCAGGTTGCACATAAAGCCAATGCTGCCGGGTATTCTGATGTACACAGGCAATGCCTTTCATTAAATGAGCGGTTGGATAACGTAATTAAAAAAATTGAAGATGATTGCTAA
- the tnpC gene encoding IS66 family transposase, whose product MTVEEEGFLQQILEERDRLFRETSRLKSQLSNFENFDSERSTYQKQIVGKDQLITEKDRAISQLDETINKLKQQIEMLQRRIWGKSSERYINEDPLQRKLDFEGLDLLPEEKELATSAKEEIEKYKTIRVIEVKEKNHPVRKPLPESLPREETHIYPQHIELENWIELAPEITEVLERESARWYVRRIIRHKYALKDKSQDVEKQIITAPMPVLPIAKSYAGASVLADIIIDKYVNHLPFYRQIQMFKQQGISIAPATINGWFQDVADLIRPTYYRLKELVLASDYIQSDETTIPIINNEKHTTIKGYIWMIRAVMDNLVFFHYDHGSRAQKVALQLFKDFQGVIQTDGYAVYDIYENKKGVLPIGCWAHARRKFEEALAEDKVRASYALEQIGLLYQVERQADQQQLSYDERADLRSRLAYPIMVAFEKWLLNEYPKVLPKGRIGKAIRYTYNIYHKLTRYHLDGRLKIDNNLGENAIRPIALGRKNWLFCGNHDAAENAAIMYSMLGCCKASEVNFREWLVYFLNNIHNYDNDYSKDLAELLPHNFKLQNQICNSSIS is encoded by the coding sequence ATGACAGTTGAAGAAGAGGGTTTTTTACAGCAAATTCTGGAAGAACGTGACCGGCTTTTTAGGGAAACTTCCAGGCTTAAAAGTCAACTTTCCAACTTTGAAAACTTCGATTCAGAAAGATCCACTTACCAAAAACAAATTGTCGGAAAAGACCAGCTGATTACCGAAAAAGATCGGGCAATCAGCCAACTGGATGAAACAATTAACAAGCTGAAACAACAGATAGAGATGCTCCAGCGAAGGATCTGGGGCAAATCCAGTGAACGGTATATCAATGAGGATCCCCTGCAACGAAAGCTCGATTTTGAGGGACTTGACCTGCTTCCGGAAGAAAAGGAACTTGCAACCAGTGCCAAAGAGGAGATCGAAAAGTACAAGACCATCCGTGTTATAGAGGTAAAGGAGAAAAACCATCCGGTACGCAAACCGCTGCCCGAAAGTCTACCGAGAGAAGAAACCCACATTTATCCACAGCACATTGAACTCGAGAATTGGATAGAACTGGCTCCGGAAATTACAGAAGTTCTGGAACGCGAATCTGCCAGATGGTATGTGCGCCGGATCATCCGCCACAAATATGCGTTGAAAGATAAAAGCCAGGATGTGGAAAAGCAAATCATTACAGCTCCCATGCCCGTACTTCCCATAGCAAAAAGCTATGCCGGGGCAAGTGTTTTGGCTGATATTATCATCGACAAATATGTGAACCATCTTCCTTTCTATCGTCAGATCCAGATGTTCAAACAACAGGGTATATCCATTGCACCTGCAACCATTAACGGCTGGTTTCAGGATGTAGCCGACCTGATCAGGCCTACTTATTACCGGTTAAAGGAGCTGGTGCTGGCTTCGGATTATATACAGAGCGATGAAACAACGATCCCGATTATAAATAACGAAAAGCACACCACGATAAAAGGATACATCTGGATGATCCGTGCGGTTATGGACAACCTGGTCTTTTTTCATTACGACCACGGTTCCCGGGCACAAAAGGTCGCACTGCAATTGTTTAAGGATTTTCAAGGCGTAATCCAGACCGATGGTTATGCCGTTTACGATATTTACGAAAACAAAAAGGGCGTTCTGCCCATTGGGTGCTGGGCTCATGCCCGGCGTAAATTTGAAGAGGCTTTGGCAGAGGACAAAGTCAGGGCTTCTTATGCGCTGGAGCAAATAGGACTGCTCTATCAGGTGGAGAGGCAAGCCGATCAGCAGCAACTCTCTTATGACGAGCGCGCCGATCTTCGTTCCCGCTTGGCTTATCCTATTATGGTAGCCTTCGAAAAATGGCTGCTAAATGAATACCCCAAAGTTTTGCCCAAAGGGCGTATCGGAAAGGCTATCCGCTACACCTATAACATTTACCACAAGTTGACCCGATACCATTTGGATGGTCGGTTGAAAATTGACAACAATCTCGGAGAAAATGCTATCCGTCCAATTGCCCTAGGCCGGAAGAATTGGTTGTTCTGTGGAAACCACGATGCAGCCGAAAATGCAGCAATCATGTATTCCATGCTGGGCTGTTGCAAGGCAAGCGAAGTAAACTTCCGCGAGTGGCTGGTATACTTTCTGAATAACATCCACAATTACGATAACGATTACAGCAAGGATCTGGCCGAATTACTTCCACACAACTTCAAACTTCAAAACCAG
- a CDS encoding relaxase/mobilization nuclease domain-containing protein, which yields MIAKIVQGHGFRGVINYVLDKDHSHLIYSEGVRLKDKESIIQSFVVQQKLNPKIVKPVAHISLDFSVQDKNRLTDQFMAGMALEYMEKMGYRDTQYIIARHHDTDHPHIHIVINRIDNNGKRISDQNEKLRNTWVCMELTKKYGLYIASGKENVKEHRLKEPDKTKYEIYHALKSAIPNAKNWKELKSELLQSGITIEFRKNGNTDKIQGVRFGKNGYEFNGSKIDRSCSYSKISYQLYLNEKLHQSEGQHHSATNQSDQLNRQDNTMDFSSGLENAASVLGGLFDFMNPSHHYDENEADFLKEQARRRKKKKDNQYRHRL from the coding sequence ATGATTGCTAAAATTGTACAAGGACATGGTTTTCGTGGCGTGATAAACTATGTCCTAGATAAAGACCATTCTCATTTGATTTATTCTGAAGGAGTAAGGCTGAAGGACAAAGAATCCATTATTCAAAGTTTTGTTGTACAACAAAAGCTAAATCCGAAAATAGTAAAACCGGTGGCGCATATTTCGCTGGACTTTTCTGTTCAGGATAAAAACAGGCTGACCGATCAATTTATGGCTGGTATGGCACTGGAGTACATGGAAAAGATGGGATATAGAGATACTCAGTACATTATTGCCCGACACCACGACACAGACCATCCACACATTCATATCGTAATCAATCGTATCGATAACAATGGAAAGCGGATTTCGGACCAGAATGAAAAGTTGCGCAATACCTGGGTTTGTATGGAGCTAACCAAAAAGTACGGACTTTATATTGCTTCCGGCAAAGAGAACGTGAAAGAACACCGGTTAAAAGAACCAGATAAAACCAAGTACGAAATCTATCATGCCCTAAAATCGGCTATTCCAAACGCCAAGAACTGGAAAGAACTAAAATCAGAATTACTTCAGTCAGGTATTACGATTGAATTCCGAAAAAACGGAAATACAGATAAAATCCAGGGAGTGCGGTTTGGAAAGAATGGGTATGAGTTTAATGGTTCCAAGATTGATCGGTCTTGTAGTTATTCCAAAATCAGTTACCAGTTATATCTGAATGAAAAGCTACACCAAAGTGAAGGCCAGCATCATTCAGCGACTAACCAATCGGATCAACTAAACCGACAGGACAACACGATGGATTTTTCTTCTGGACTTGAAAATGCAGCTTCAGTATTGGGAGGACTGTTCGATTTCATGAACCCATCACACCATTACGATGAAAACGAGGCTGATTTTTTAAAAGAGCAAGCCCGAAGGAGGAAAAAGAAGAAAGACAACCAATACAGGCACAGATTGTAA